Below is a genomic region from Ascaphus truei isolate aAscTru1 chromosome 8, aAscTru1.hap1, whole genome shotgun sequence.
TGGTAGAATATGTTAATCATAGATCTCGTCTATCCTAACTCAGCCTGTTAGAAGAGAAGACAGGATTGATATGCTACAATTCccctctatactgtatgtataatctAGGTGGACCGTTTGACACTCACCTCCATTGCTCAAGGTGTTTCCCCAACCAGAGATGAGACATTGTGTCCCTGCAGGGTCACAGTGGGAGGGCAAACTGATAGTCTGAACCCGGGAGTTCAGTCTGGCCGGTTCGGACAGTCGGATCAACATGATATCATTATCCAGGAGAGAAGGGTTATATTCTGGGTGGCGAATGACCTTAGCCGAGTTAATGAATTGTTCCAGCCCCTCCAGCACCTCAATATTGTGCTCTCCAAGTCTGACTTGGATACGCCTGTAAGGGAGAAAGATAGACAGTGATTGGTTGAGAATGGCTCTTGTAGCGTTGTATATCTCTTTATCTGCCTGATCTCCATTCATTACCCTTCCTCCTTTTTTTCCATTTATCTATTTCTAATTTAAATACTTCTTTGTTTTCACACAAGTGCATACGAATACAAATATCTATGTTTTTCACTCTCTCTTGCGCCTTATAttatgcccccccacacacacactgtataacagTCTCCCCTTCATTTTACTCTCAGAGCTAAGGATCCCCAAAGAGCAAGTAAGGGGAAAACAAATGTTCTCATGCTTGGAGGAGGCAAGTTCTGAGTGATCCGAACCTTAGTAGGGTCTCACTTGGAGGTGTCGGAGACAGACACAACTGCACACCGGTCTATTTTAGATGACACTTAAAGATCTTGATTATCCTTTGTGTAATCCTCATTACATTGGTAAACTGAACACAGTGCCAGAGCATGCTTGTGCTCCCCCGGTTGGTAGACCATTGGTCATAGTcgctacagtgtgtgtatgaagTTTGGTGGTACCCCTTAAACTCACGAATTATGATACAAGAAGCCCCCCTCTTGTTTACTGTCTCAATCTCTTATTCCATTGCCCTTCTGTCAGTGattattttttcctctgaaattattttgtattattcTTGTTCACACATTGGGAGTTAATctcagtctcctggctgcaaccTTGGGTAAAAACTGGAGGTGGAAAAACAGCATCAGACTTATCAGAGAAAAATGTCCCAGAGGATACAATACGAGTTTTTGCTTTTataaatatatgcagtatatagtgCAGATTTTGTGCTCCAAATTTATCAACGGGAAAACTTTATTACAAAACTCCCATTGTCTCTTACTCTGTTCTTCTATACACACAGTCTTATCCTCTGGCTTCCCTAGAACATTTTCTGTTAATATCCCCTCCCTCCATATTACTCACGATTggtagcagtgagcagcagacacAACCCACAGGCTGTTAATCAGGGACCCTCCACAGAAATGGTAACCTGCATTCAGGGACACCTGGTAAGTAATAGAGTTCTCAGGGCAGGTGTAACCTCCTACGATTTTATCATCATCAATGGGGTGCGCCGCTGTGAAAAGAGACATTCATTAGCATTAATGAGGAAATAAGACATAGAACAGGGACAGCAGCAGACAATTTATTAAGATGCAAGTACATACTAAAAATGAAGTAGTGTTAAAGACAGTGAGAGGAAACATAAAACGAAAAATAATTATACATCTTGTGAGAGAGGCAGATCTTGAGATAGCTGTGAATGTCAAAGTAGAATCTGTATATGTGCCTTTAGTATAAAGAGTAGCTgagacagagagatagcaggatGTCATGTTGTAAGACGTCGTTGTAGATTGTATACTTTGAGGTATGTAGTTAAGAGATAGCTGAGCACATTATAATGGTATGCGATTTCTGGAGGAGATGGGAGAATGAACTCATTATTTCCACAATCAATCTCTCTATTAGAGGCTGAGGTAAGGAGAAAGATGCAGAAAGAGCTTCCTATTGAAAATCCATAGTTAaatatttacatagtagatgacgttgagaaaagacacatgtccatcaagttaccAATGTGTTAACTGTCATTTACATTAAAATAAGTTAACACAACAACTGTGTGTTAAGGGCTTCTCACTACATTAAATAAAGGGACAGAGGGGAAAGTCTGGAGAGAAAAGATTGTGAAGTTCAAACTTACCAGCGAGTCCCAAGAGGGAGATCAGAAGAAGGCACTTCATGTTGGGATAACTATTAGTGAGGTCTTTCCTGGTCCAGAGATGAGATTTTATACATTTGCTGATCCCTTATCGTTTATGCCCTACCACATGTCAATTCACACCAATGGTTTATTAAGCCAACCTCATGAACTGCTCCAATTAAGGAAAATCCAGCTGGAGATTCAGATTGGCATATTCCCTTGGGTGACATTGGGCAGTCACATTGTTTACCCGACATGCTTTTCTACTCTATCCTGCTGCTGGCTCTCTATGTGACTTCTTGCAGGCTCACTTTACTGTGCTTCAGTCTGATCTGGGCTCTGCTGATCACTTCCTATGTGACTTTAGGTTCCTCTTAGAGTAACAGTGTAAGCCCAGCTCTGCTTTGTGCTTTCCCATACAAGTCTTAGGTTCCTCTTAGAGTAACAGTGTAAGCCCAGCTCTGCTTTGTGCTTTCCCATACAAGTCAACTTCACCCACTATCTCCCACTTTTACTAATACTATTCCTACTCCACCACTGAATCACAATCACTTTAGTTGACCCTCATTTCCCCTGACACAGGGTAACCTCATTGTCTGAGCTGTACTCTCTTTATTTTACTTGATCTTCTGCACTATTGGAGATTTCTGTCAAACTTGAGGATACAGTACGTGAGTAACAGTTTGACAGATGTACCACCCTGTGCCTGAAAATCTGTGTGACTTTAGGTAAATTGATTttacaaaacatactggacacctaacaagctcctattgaacccccaaaatgaccacaacatatatataagcatatgagtgtcacagaggagtgctactgagcatggcaatatatatttttaaaaccagagacaaaacataaaacacagacaaagctcagtttttagcacatccagtgagactcatacacggtacagtgcctaaatatatatgtataaatatctaataagtaaaatggtctctgttttgtctctggttttaaaaattgATTTTACACCCCAAGTGCATCACTATTAAACCCTGATGCAGATTCTCTGTGACTTTGAGCAatcaatctatatatatatatatatattattgaaaatcttgtttgtgagtctctgtagaccatttgattggtccatcggtccgcccgcccttccacggctctcattggccggtgtggctCCCCCACCCCGTGTGTCCCGCCacccatggctctcattggccggagcGCTCTAACCCAGAGGTCCCCACCACACTGCTGCTGCTTCCTGAGGTGACAAAATGCTCCATGGTGCTGCCGGCTGTTGCTGCTACTGCTGGGGGGGGAGGCTTAACTGAGACGTGtgagtatctcccccccccccccagctccgtttttgacccctccagctccgtttttgaccccccaagCTCAGTTTTTGactccccccagctccgtttttgaaccccccagctccgtttttgacccccccagctctgtttttgacccccccagctccgtttttgaccccccaagctccgtttttgcctccccctgacacacacagtgacacacacacatacagtgacacacagtgacacacacacatgacacacatgacacacacacacacacacacatgacagacacacgcacacatgacagacacacacacacacatgacacacacacacgacagacacacacacacgacagacacacaaacacacacagacacacacagacacacacagacacacacagacacagacacatgacaCACAGTGACGCCTtgccgcccccctgccttccccccccgccttgccgccctgccttccctccccccaccgccgcccctgccttccccccgcccctgcctttccctccccccacttgCCTTTCCCTCAACCCCGCCCCTGCCCATCCCCCCGCCCCTTCCTTTCCCATCCCCCTGCCcgcactcaacacacacctgccgcctcccgcccctatgcaccgacatcactgaccagctgccgcacacactcactactcacccgGCGCCTCCCGTCTCACACCTACCCGccgcactcacacccctacgcacggacatcactgaccagccgccgcccacactcaccagacacccaccgcctcacacccgctcacaccctagcggtaGCCACAACCAAAGCcatcactcactacccacccgccacccgtactgaacacccacccgacgCCTCACACcagctcacaccctagcgggacacacacctcacatttttacatcacttatgtcaccaaaatatacattgtactgtggtgtgtttataaTAAACCATTTTTTAATCAACATCATATtagattttcttccatgtttcttttcaacatcattatacaacctttcaaccaaatagtcatcctattgtccccctatttataaataatactacctattacggatttacatcccgggcaacgccgggtatatcagctagtatattcaTATAGACCAACTCTGCTATTAAAGGTTTTATACTCTTATCTAACATttctattttgttttttcttttcccaaCTAAGATTTCTTCCACCAAAGTCAAATCAATGAAAGATTAACATATCtgtctcatttcccccccccccccaatgttccCAATAGGAGCTTTTACTTTGGCCAATATCAATTTCCCTAGACTGCACCCACATTGACACGTGTATGTGAATAAGCAGGTGGCAGGCAGGACAGAGGGTCAGGCCGATTAAATCTCCTGTCCTCTTGCCATCAGAGGTGCATGAATAAATAAAGCAAGAAAGTCAGATTAAACTGGTATTTTATTGGCTTCACAAGAGAAACACGTGTAAAACCTTGAGATGAATAATGTGTAGCCCAAGAAATAGATTTGGTATACTATGTAATAGTGACGTGTTTGCTCTTTAGATGTCTGAAATATTGAAGGGGGAACTTTAGATTAGAGTCTCTGCAGCAGGTTTGTGTTATTTAATACTTTCCATGGCAACAAAAGTGTTAAAGCGGAAGTGGTCCTGTCCCACTAAGCAATACTCTGCGAGTTTTACAAAAATACAACATGGCACGGCCAGATAATCACACATGGCTTTTACCGATAACAGATATTCACACGTGGCTGTCacggtaggggtagccagcctcacataataaaggtgaagcccggctggctgccccaaaACCGTGTgcaatggccgcctctgtgaggtTCATTTTGGCCGGTGTACTAGGTATTGTGTGTAACCTCTTCCGAAAAGAGCTATTCACTGTGTGATATCTGGAAAGGGGGAATCTGTGTGTCTTGGGGAACTGGGAATGTGTAAAAAGCACTTTTAAATATTGTGTTAGTCTTGTCCCCGCACAGTTAGCAAGTCAgcaatgtgttttgtgttttaGCATTTCTCCGCGTGCAGACACAGTAATACACTTAGCTGGGCTGTATACGGGGAAATGCCGGTTCGTTCCAGAACCTGGGAGCAGCTTGAGTAACTGGACAATGGTGAGTGGGGAACGGCTGGTATTCAAGTCCGGGAGCTGGTTCTTGGTGGTGCAAAGCCTTTGTTCCCCCGAGACGCTGAGGGGCCTACCCCACGGGAGGGTATAGGGCTGTCTAGGGGAACCGTTGCCAGGTCTCAGCCACGTAGGCATGATTCCCTTTGGCCAGTTCAATTTCCCGCTTGCCAGCGGCTCCCTCCCTGAAGGGCAGTCTAGAGTCCTTAAGCCGGCCCCTtcctctgattggtgcagccAGGCGAGCCCTCATCCTCCGATTGGCTGCACCATCAagatccatgctctgattggtcggcgGCCTCTGCTCCATGAAAAGATAGGCAACCGAGTGCTATGTAAGGAGTGTGGCCGATCAGAGTACCAGATGAAGTTTGGACGGAGACAGTGACATCACGACTGGCGGACTATTCGAAAGTGCTATTGGTAGAATAGAACTGAGAAGTAGGACAAGAAGCTCTTCAGGGCAAGCCTACCGAAGCAgggccctgcacctagttgaggctagattcttcccccgtaggccccagttggtgagtgttgCATTGTGAGTGTGTGCttgtgtgatttgtgtgtttgctggcttgccagaataaactttagtTTATTCAAGTATTGTGTCGTGTCTTGTCTTCCGTGACTGCGGCTTTTACCGATAACCAGGTAATCACTTACAGCTTTTACTGAGAACCAGATAATCACACACAGCTTTTACCAATAAACAGATAAGCACACATGACTTTACTGAGAACCAGATAATCACACACGGCATTTACTGATAACCAGATAAACACACACGTATTTTACCAATAACCAGATAATCACACATGGCTTTTACTGATAACCTGATAAACACACGTATTTTACTGATAACCAGATAATCACACACGGCATTTACTGATAAccagataaacacacacatattttaCCAATAACCAGATAATCACACATGTATTTTACTGATAATCAGATAGTCACACACGGCTTTTACCGATAACCAGATAATTGCACACGACTTTTACCGATAACCAGATAATTGCACACGGCTTTTACCGATAACCAGATAATTGCACACGTCTTTTACTGATACCCAGATAATCACATGTGAATTTTATAGTATTCTATGGAATGTTTAGAATGGGAGAATGTTCTGGAAAGACTTCTTAGGaaaccctgttgaaaaacactgcattgGACTCTTTTTCTTTTGGCTTCAGTCTGTTTCTGAATATAGTGTAGTGTTTCTCAACCCTGTTCTCGGGACACCCAGGAAAGGTCATGATTTATGAACAAGAAGGTAATCACGCATTCACATAAGGGAAAACTGCAATTTCATTTAATTGATTATTCATCAAATCTAGTCTGGATGGGGGTGCCCCAGCCAGATGAGAAACCCTGATACACAATAAGTGCACTGTCCATATATCTCAGTGATGACGCAGTAAATGCAAAGCATGTTGACATAGAATTGACAAATATTGTGCGTAGCTGTGAGCTGTCATAATAAGGCCTAAAGTAGGTCCTTCCTCTATAGCACTATTGTGGGCCATGGATATCGTGGGGAGAAGCAGAATTGTGTTTGGAAAACACTGTGTACATGATTCTCCAAATCCGGTCTTGGGTGTAATCCCTTCCCTTTAACGATGCTTATAGCTGTGAGATCCCAGTTCTCTTTTCTTACTATGGGTTCATTTATTCATCACAgcttacttatttttttttaacagtcaAATTACTGTCACAAATGTCACTTGTAACTATTGTATAGGCTGAGTTTAGTGACAATGCATCATGTGCTGTACTTTTCTAGGAAAGATACACAGCCATTGATATATTTAGTGGCTTATTCCCAGGTAGAGTCCTCACCCAGTCCTGAGCCTACCCTGTTTGGATAATCcaggaatggggagggggagaagggaggggtaagggatgctcccgcatcagcaggTATAAAGTGAGTTGTAAATAGTGTGTCAAGCAAAATACCGGTGCAAAAGAGGAAAAGGTATAACTAAAGCAGAAAAGAgaaaaagttcctccttgaatgcactcggataaGCCAGTGATTGATAGtaatgagtgtatttaaaaaccttttaatcacaagagaaggttaaaaaaggattgtatagaggggcatggtatatataatcCAAGGCCAGCCCCTAGTAGGCAAACCAACAGAATCGTCCTCGCTCGTGAGGAGATATAGATATAACAACACCTAAATGTGGAACTGTGTCGCTCAGATAATCCCCATTATTATAATACCAGATTTGAAGGCCCGTAAACCATATGGAGATCCTTttgtcaataattcaatgaacctaaaatgatataggtcattgaagctaagtctggaGGGGTAATTATCTTACGCCGAatggacagatggtatatatctggGTGATGTCCCTAGTCCACTAAAGCGATGTGTACAACAAATAAACGAAacatggtgaaaacaataacaacgcaacaaagatGTTCATCATAAAATGAATACTCAACCACCATGTACATGTAGTAGTGAGATGCGTAGCTGGatagtgtgtgagctctgcaaagggcaagcacaaagtgtgctaacgaagacgccctgaggcacggttcaaggaccgtatccagttatagcctctatatACTAATTGATGTTTAGTGCAGAGGTCAAAATCACAAATAGCCTCTCTGGAGTCCGGTAATTAACATTGATCAGACCTAATAGTTATAGGTGGCTGATAGGTACACGGGGTAAAGAACAAACTGATTCATAAATCATATTAAGTCTCCCTCTGAGcgggtaaatataatatatacacagctaGGGCTGATAATAGTCAGTGAACAGTACCCCTAGTTACACCCCTCTCTCTTTCGTGCATATATTATGCTGGTAACCTGAATGGTAGCTATGGTAGAATGAAGACATAGCAAACGTAGCAATGCACAATAAAATATCAGGACAAAAAAGTATATTAAGTCCTAATAAAGGTGCTACTTAGCTCCTGGGTTCATTCAGAAGCCGTTGCACCATCGTTGGTTGAAGGGAACGGCAGCAGGATACCAGGGGAGGGGTGTTCCGGTCTCGATGCTTATAGCTGTGAGATCCCAGTTCTCTTTTCTTACTATGGGTTCATTTATTCATCACTCAgcttacttatttttttttaacagtcaAATTACTGTCACAAATGTCACTTGTAACTATTGTATAGGCTGAGTTTAGTGACAATGCATCATGTGCTGTACTTTTCTAGGAAAGATACACAGCCATTGATATATTTAGTGGCTTATTCCCAGGTAGAGTCCTCACCCAGTCCTGAGCCTACCCTGTTTGCTTCATGTTCTTATACACATTTGTTAATGTTAAAGTTCCCTACACGATCTATGAGGCATCCGCTCCCAATTCATGTAGATAAATAGTATTTCTATACAAACCGCAGTCATGTTCAGAGACATTATTACACTCATAAAAAGGAAATTATTGTGAACCCAGAGTAAAGGAAATTTTATGGTTGCGAGGAAATGGTTGTGCATCAGAGGATGCAGCCAAAGGGTATTTGGTATTGAGGTGTTAATATTAAACGGATATTCTGTAACATTATTCCTCCCATACATTGAATGTTAGGACACAGAGAGTAGATTCTTAGAAAGAGGTATAAGAAGAGGTATAACTCCAAGAAAGCTCTGAATGGCATGAAACAGGTAGTTTCATTATGTGAACGTATTGGTTTCCTACCCCTGTCACCACTAAGAAGCTCTGTATTTAAAGAAGattatacagtgtatatgatATGCCTCATACACCTGCTCTCTTGCCCCTCCCTACTCTTCGATTTTCCAGTTCACTTAAGTTGCTGTACAGTTTAAGTGGAATTTGGAGAAAActtttaggccgcgcttatagtgccggcgatggcgcaaccgaaagttgtattttgctttgcggcggcgttgTGGGCGGCCAGGCTACTGATTGGtttaggggctgtcacatgaggcgacagcccctgaaaaatcaaaaatTTATGGCTACCAAATATCGCGTTACCCCGTCGCTTTGTcaccatcgcgcttactataagcgcttgcaccGGCGACCatgcttttgttttcaggcgacgtcgcgtcgccggcactatagtgCGGCCTTAGTATGGTTCAGTGGAGTAAAAGTGAAGTTTTCAGAAAGATGTTATACTAAAAACAAGAACCATACCATAGTTATAAAGCACTAAACCCATTGAGTGCTGCATGGTTATGTTAGGCTTTCTATGGTTAAGGGGATTTCTGATACGGATAAGAGAAGACATGACACAGGATCTCTGATTT
It encodes:
- the LOC142501647 gene encoding anionic trypsin-2-like, producing MKCLLLISLLGLAAAHPIDDDKIVGGYTCPENSITYQVSLNAGYHFCGGSLINSLWVVSAAHCYQSRIQVRLGEHNIEVLEGLEQFINSAKVIRHPEYNPSLLDNDIMLIRLSEPARLNSRVQTISLPSHCDPAGTQCLISGWGNTLSNGVNYPDLLQCLDAPILTDQECHDAYPRKITDNMICVGYLEGGKDSCQGDSGGPVVCNGKLQGVVSWGIGCALSGYPGVYTKVCNYVSWIEETIANY